Below is a window of Flavobacterium sp. CFS9 DNA.
CGCAAAAGCGGCATTGAAATACTCAATCGTGAAATCAAATTACAAGTTCTTCCTGACGGGATGCAATGGGAACTCTCACCCATTTATCACGTTGCCTGTATTGACATCTTTTTAAAAGCGTATAAATCGGCTAAAATGGCCGGAGTCGAAAAAGAATTTCCGGAATCTTACAGCAAGACCATCGAAAAAATGATAGTTGCAACCGCTAACCTCTCTTTCCCTGATTACAGTACGCCTATGTTTGGCGATTCATGGACGTTTGATAAAAATGCGCGAATTAAACAATTTCTGACTTGGGCAAAAATGTTCCCTGAAAACGGACTTCTTCACTATTTTGGTACCGCCGGAGCCGAAGGAAAATTACCCGATTACAAATCCCACGCCTTGCCAGACGGAGGTTTTTATACTTTTAGAAACGGATGGAACGAACAATCGACTGTTATGATTGTTAAAGCGGGACCTTCTGCTGAATTTCATGCACAACCGGATAACGGTACTTTTGAACTTTGGGTAAAAGGACGCAATTTTACACCGGACACCGGCTGTTATATTTACAGCGGAGATGCTGAGGTAACCAAAATGAGAAACTGGTTTCGTCAAACCAAGGTACACAGTACGTTAACACTCGACAATCAGAACATGGTCATTACCAAAGCTGTTGAAAATAAATGGAGTACCTCAAAAAATCTGGATATATTAACCTATACTAATCCAAGTTATACTGACTTAAACCATCAACGTACTGTTCTTTTTATAGATCAGAAGTACTTTTTGATTCTTGATCAGGCGATTGGAAAAGCTACCGGAAACTTAGGGGTTCATTTTCAATTAAAAGAAGACAGCAAACCTGTTTTCAACAAAACAAACAATAGTGTTACGACTACTTACGAAGACGGCAACAATCTTTTGATTCAATCCTTAAACACCAATAAAGTGGCTTTAAACGAAGAAGAAGGCAAAGTTTCTTATCAATATGCAAAAGAAATTTCACGTCCGGCTTTTG
It encodes the following:
- the hepC gene encoding heparin-sulfate lyase HepC, whose amino-acid sequence is MKNLTKTITLLFLFTTFYFSHAQENPVNKESFNVVNLYYPGLEKVNQLYNSGKYDEAARALLTYYRERKNIKNPDFNVGDEARFRGKDIGKANQLKADNALLHQFQPHKGYGYFDYGTDINWDFWPVKDNEVRWQLHRVTWWQPMGMAYRSSADEKYAKEWIFQFRDWEKKNYLGRSKENDQIAWRPLEVSERIQSLPGTFNLFVVSAHFTPAFLMEFLNSFSKQTAYIPKNYSKEGNHLLFEAQRVLGAGASFPELKAAEEWRKSGIEILNREIKLQVLPDGMQWELSPIYHVACIDIFLKAYKSAKMAGVEKEFPESYSKTIEKMIVATANLSFPDYSTPMFGDSWTFDKNARIKQFLTWAKMFPENGLLHYFGTAGAEGKLPDYKSHALPDGGFYTFRNGWNEQSTVMIVKAGPSAEFHAQPDNGTFELWVKGRNFTPDTGCYIYSGDAEVTKMRNWFRQTKVHSTLTLDNQNMVITKAVENKWSTSKNLDILTYTNPSYTDLNHQRTVLFIDQKYFLILDQAIGKATGNLGVHFQLKEDSKPVFNKTNNSVTTTYEDGNNLLIQSLNTNKVALNEEEGKVSYQYAKEISRPAFVFEKAKTNGVTQSFITVVYPYEGNKPPEISLKLNTNNNFEKGILDLSLQINGKVNEVKTNLNN